The following coding sequences lie in one Miscanthus floridulus cultivar M001 chromosome 9, ASM1932011v1, whole genome shotgun sequence genomic window:
- the LOC136482963 gene encoding disease resistance protein Pik-2-like, which produces MSVVTGALGSLGPKLLQLLHGEYKLQKGVRKQVESLSRELDSIYPFLHKVSDVPWDRLDDQVKVWAREVREASYDMEDIIDTFLVRVDSGKNNDDSSNLKLAMTKMGELFSKAKARRDIAAKIMDITKRLEEVANNRQKYKLDEIMCKPLAATSTIDPRLKAMYKEVTQLIGVDKSSDELMSMLNQSQQDHDASNKKMKMVSVVGVGGLGKTTLAKAVYDKLKPQYDCGAFISIGRDHDLVKVFKDILFHLDSENHKDIHNTERGVELLIHQLREFLKKKRYFIVIDDVWEVRTWEAIELALVENNHGSKVITTTRNVDVAKASGEVYKLKQLSYDDSMKLFYTRLSRADRKFLDNHSDDISKKILKKCAGIPLAIITMASLLAGKPECEWSMVYNSFGFHTRDNREADDTETILSFSYYDLPPHLRTCLLYLSTFPEDYFIEKESLIWKWIAEGFIDGKQGTRLFELGERYFNDLINRSLIQPLGYGWNGRVESCRVHDMVLDLMRKLSSDESFIAILGDNVEGAPAPSNLRRLAHQRIAEHVNSEAMFSGMPKVRSYTAFTCFIDSRDQFLRFKLLRVLDIVHCSFEKGCHLEHLGDLLHLRYLRIRFCSSSPELPTQLGNLKLLQTLDVQGTLPASIVHLTELLRLCADEKVPDEIGKLVSLEELRIIQGCIDKPKRFFKELASLRELRVLVFVTRGTDESMQGDFVESLSNLQKIQHIDVFGSAWHADTAMWEAAGFVLQRPLRYLHWSDIKFSKLPSCINPSALPNLAHLALFVITMDEQDLKLLARLPALCYLRLLTESTVTVSNINAGDGCFFQKLMYFETNAMVLFEQPDEEDTSVSLHMWNGVDAMPIASRKSNDSGKVVPSGVMPNLEVLNLYVRLRALKDNYSDYCGNIGLEYLPSLRELRGWVLCEYAPATERDAALAALRDACNVHPNHPVFVMREFN; this is translated from the exons ATGAGTGTGGTGACGGGGGCGCTGGGAAGCCTCGGCCCCAAGCTTcttcagctgctccatggtgagtACAAGCTCCAGAAGGGTGTGAGGAAGCAAGTGGAGTCGCTCTCCCGCGAGCTGGACAGCATCTACCCTTTCCTCCACAAGGTCTCAGATGTGCCATGGGACCGGCTAGATGATCAGGTCAAGGTGTGGGCACGCGAGGTGAGGGAGGCATCCTACGATATGGAGGATATCATCGACACCTTCCTCGTTCGCGTCGACAGCGGCAAGAACAACGACGACTCCAGCAACCTCAAACTTGCCATGACCAAGATGGGTGAGCTGTTCAGCAAGGCCAAGGCTCGCCGTGATATTGCAGCAAAGATCATGGACATAACAAAGCGTCTCGAGGAGGTGGCCAACAATCGTCAGAAGTACAAACTTGATGAGATTATGTGCAAGCCACTCGCAGCAACGTCAACTATTGATCCTCGCCTTAAAGCTATGTACAAAGAAGTGACACAACTTATTGGCGTCGACAAGTCAAGCGACGAGCTCATGTCTATGCTGAATCAATCCCAACAGGATCATGATGCCTCCAATAAGAAGATGAAGATGGTTTCAGTTGTGGGAGTTGGAGGATTGGGTAAAACCACTCTTGCCAAAGCGGTGTATGACAAGCTTAAACCACAATACGACTGCGGGGCTTTCATTTCAATCGGTCGGGATCATGACTTGGTAAAAGTTTTCAAGGATATTCTCTTTCATCTTGACAGTGAAAACCATAAGGACATTCACAACACTGAGAGAGGCGTCGAGCTCCTCATTCACCAACTCCGAGAATTCCTGAAGAAAAAGAG GTATTTTATTGTTATTGATGATGTATGGGAGGTACGCACCTGGGAAGCAATCGAACTAGCACttgttgagaataatcatggaagTAAAGTAATCACAACTACTCGAAATGTTGATGTTGCCAAAGCATCTGGTGAGGTTTACAAGCTGAAACAACTTTCCTATGATGACTCCATGAAATTATTTTATACAAGGTTATCTAGAGCAGACCGAAAGTTCCTTGATAACCATTCAGATGACATTTCTAAGAAAATTCTAAAGAAATGTGCTGGTATACCATTAGCAATCATCACAATGGCTAGTTTGTTGGCCGGTAAACCAGAATGTGAATGGTCAATGGTCTACAACTCTTTTGGTTTTCATACTAGAGATAACAGGGAAGCTGACGATACTGAGACAATACTTTCATTTAGCTACTATGATCTGCCTCCACATCTGAGGACATGCTTACTATATCTAAGTACATTTCCAGAAGATTATTTTATCGAAAAGGAATCTTTGATATGGAAGTGGATAGCTGAAGGATTTATTGATGGGAAACAGGGAACAAGATTATTTGAGCTTGGAGAAagatacttcaatgatctcattaaTAGAAGCTTGATCCAGCCACTGGGTTATGGGTGGAATGGTAGAGTAGAAAGCTGTCGTGTTCATGATATGGTTCTTGATCTGATGCGTAAGCTTTCATCTGATGAAAGCTTTATTGCTATATTAGGTGATAATGTTGAAGGAGCACCTGCACCAAGCAATCTCCGTCGGTTAGCACACCAAAGAATAGCGGAGCACGTTAATTCTGAAGCAATGTTTAGTGGGATGCCAAAAGTGAGGTCTTATACCGCATTCACGTGCTTTATTGATAGCCGGGACCAGTTTTTGAGATTTAAACTTTTGCGCGTGCTGGACATAGTACACTGCAGCTTTGAGAAAGGTTGCCACCTTGAGCATCTTGGTGATTTACTTCACTTGAGGTACCTTAGGATAAGATTCTGCAGTAGTTCCCCTGAGCTCCCCACACAACTAGGGAATCTAAAGTTACTGCAAACACTCGATGTGCAGGGAACATTACCAGCAAGCATTGTGCACCTAACAGAGCTGCTCCGGCTATGTGCTGATGAAAAGGTACCGGATGAGATTGGGAAGCTGGTTTCCCTGGAGGAGCTGAGAATAATACAGGGTTGCATTGATAAGCCCAAGAGATTTTTCAAGGAGCTTGCCAGCCTACGAGAACTGAGGGTGCTCGTGTTCGTCACTCGAGGGACGGACGAGAGCATGCAGGGAGATTTCGTGGAGTCTCTAAGCAATCTGCAAAAGATCCAGCATATAGATGTGTTCGGTTCAGCTTGGCACGCAGATACAGCCATGTGGGAAGCAGCAGGCTTTGTGCTCCAACGACCTCTCCGTTATTTGCACTGGTCTGATATTAAATTTTCTAAATTGCCGTCATGCATTAATCCATCAGCTCTTCCCAACCTGGCCCACTTGGCACTGTTTGTGATTACTATGGATGAGCAGGATCTGAAACTCCTTGCTAGGTTACCGGCGCTCTGTTATCTCAGACTCTTAACAGAGTCCACGGTAACAGTAAGCAATATTAACGCTGGTGATGGCTGCTTCTTCCAGAAGTTGATGTACTTTGAGACCAATGCAATGGTCCTGTTTGAGCAGCCCGACGAGGAGGACACTAGCGTTTCATTGCATATGTGGAATGGAGTGGATGCTATGCCCATTGCCTCTAGAAAAAGCAATGACTCCGGAAAAGTTGTACCCTCTGGCGTGATGCCAAATCTTGAAGTGCTTAACCTTTATGTCCGTCTGCGGGCTCTAAAAGATAACTACAGTGACTACTGTGGGAATATTGGCTTAGAGTACCTGCCTTCCCTTCGAGAACTCAGAGGTTGGGTCCTTTGTGAATACGCGCCTGCTACGGAGAGGGATGCTGCGTTGGCTGCACTGAGAGACGCATGCAACGTCCATCCCAACCATCCCGTGTTTGTTATGCGTGAATTTAATTAA